Below is a genomic region from Pseudomonas berkeleyensis.
CAGATACCGGCACCGCTCTATACCGCGGTGGCCCACGTGCTGACCTACATCCTGCAGCTCAAGGCCTGGCGCCAGGGCCGCAGAAGCAAGCCACAACTGGCGAGCAACCTCCCGATTCCCGAAAGCTTGGCCAACAGGGGCTGATTCATGAACCTATTGCAGCAACTCGCGCCCACCTTCCGCAGCGGTCGTATCGGCATCCCGATCCTGATCCTCTCGGTACTGGCGATGGTCATCCTGCCGCTGCCGCCGTTGGTGCTGGACATCCTCTTCACCTTCAACATCAGCCTGGCGGTGCTGATCCTGCTGGTCAGCATCTCGGCCAAGAGCCCGCTGGACTTCTCCCTGTTTCCCACGGTGATCCTCATCACCACCCTGCTGCGCCTGTGCCTGAATGTCGCCTCGACCCGCGTGGTGCTGCTCGAAGGCCATACCGGCACCGGGGCCGCAGGCAAGGTGATCGAGGCCTTCGGTGAAGTGGTCATCGGCGGCAACTTCATCGTCGGCATAGTGGTGTTCGTGATCCTGATGATCGTCAACTTCATCGTCATCACCAAGGGTGGCGAGCGCATCTCCGAGGTCAGTGCACGCTTTACCCTGGACGCCCTGCCCGGCAAGCAGATGGCCATCGACGCCGACCTCAACGCCGGCCTGATCGGCCCCGAGGAAGCCAAGCAGCGTCGCCAGGAAGTGGCCAAGGAAGCCGACTTCTACGGTGCGATGGACGGTGCCTCGAAGTTCGTCCGCGGTGATGCCATCGCCGGCATTCTGATCCTGCTGGTGAGCATGTTCGGCGGCTTCGCCATCGGCGTGTTCGCTCACGACATGAGTGCTGGCGATGCCTTCCGTCAGTACGCCCTGCTGACCATCGGCGACGGCCTGGTCGCGCAGATTCCCGCCCTGCTGCTGGCGACCGCCGCGGCGATCATCGTCACCCGGGTCAACGAGTCAGCCGAGATCACCCAGCAGGTGCACCGGCAGATGCTCGGCTCGCCCTCACTGCTCTACACCGTCGCCGGCATCCTGGTGGTACTCGCGCTGGTACCGGGTATGCCGCACCTGGCCTTCACCAGCTTCGCGGCCCTTGCCGCACTGATCGGGTGGGCCGTCTCACGCAACGCGCCACCAGACGAAGCCGCCAGCCTGGAACAGGTACAGGCGCTGGGTAAGGCGATGGAACAGGAGCGCGTGCAGAACCTGGCCTGGGAAGACATCCCGCTGGTCGAGCGCCTCTCGGTATCGCTTGGCTACAAGCTGGTCGGCCTGGTCAACGAAGCTGCCGGCGCCCCCCTGACCCAACGCGTACGCGGCGTGCGCCAGACACTATCGGAGAGCCTGGGCTTTCTCCTGCCAGAAGTGCACATCCGCGACAGCCTGCGCCTGAAGGCATCGCAGTACAGCATTCATATCAATGGCGAGAAGATCGATGGCGCCGAATTGCATGCCGATCGCATGATGGCCATCCCTTCACCGGAGCTGTACGGCGAGATCGATGGCATTCTGGGTGTAGACCCGGCGTATCGCATGCAGGTGGTGTGGATTCAGCCCGAAGACAAATCGCGCGCGCTCAACCTCGGCTATCAGGTCATCGACTGTGCCAGTGTCATCGCCACGCACCTGAACAAGGTCATTCGCGAACACCTGCCTGACGTATTCAAACACGATGACGTCGACCACCTGATGCAACGCCTGCAGGTACAGGCACCGAAGCTGGCGGAAAGCCTGAAGAACCAGCTCAGCTACACCCAACAGCACCGTGTCTACCGACAACTGCTGCAAGAGCAGGTACCGCTGAAGGATATCGTGACCATTGCCACCACCCTGCTCGAAGCAGGCGAGTCGACCAAGGATCCGGTGTTGCTGGCCTCCGATGTGCGCTATGCCCTGCGCCGCAGCATCGTCGGCATGATCGCCGGGGAGCGCCAGGAGCTCTCCGTGTTCATCCTCGAAAATGCGCTGGAGAACACGTTGCTCAATGCCTTGGCCATCGCTCAACAGGCTGGCCCGGTAAGCCTGGACAACATTCCGGTCGAGCCCAGCTTGCTCAACCAGCTGCAGAACACCATGCCGGTGGTGAAAGAGAAGCTGCGCAAGGATGGCCACCCGCCGATCCTCACCGTCATGCCGCAGCTGCGGCCGCTATTGGCGCGCTATGCGCGAGTATTCAGCCCTGGCCTGCACGTGCTGTCGCAGAACGAGATCCCCGACAGGGTCGGGGTAAATATCCTCGGCACACTGGGCTAAATCCCTCGAGGCTTTTCGTAAGCTTTTGACAAAGGCGCCTGATCGGCGCCTTTTTCATGCCTGCGTCTTACGCTTGTTGCGCATGCCTTCGACCAGCTCCACGTACTGCGACGACTCGCCAAGCAACGACAGCCCGGCTTCAAAGAAGCCTGTACGGATATTCTCCTGCGACCACTGACAGGCCATGTCCACATCGACCTGGCGCATTTCTCCTTCACGGTCACGCATCCGTATGCGCAACTTGAGTTCGCTACCGGGTTCGACGAGCGTGTCGCCGAGCAACTTCATCCCGCATTCAGACAGATCGCCGGCATAACCGATCAACGTGTCGCTCTCACGGTCACTGATCTTGATGCGGAAGGTGGAACGGAAAGTGATACGACTCGATTGACGCATAAGAGAATGCCTTGGTGCTCGCTACGCCTGAGTGGGATCGCAAGGATCAGGACTTATCAATCGATGTCATCGGAACAGATGACAACGTCCTGACAAGCTGTGATTCGTCAAAGCAAGGCGACAAGATTCGATTGGCCGTTAAGCCTCAGGCACAAATACTTCGTAGCCAACCCCATCGCCAGCGCTCCCCCGGCGATTGATCCTCAAGGAACCTGACGGTGGCCTTTTCGTTGCTGCACGATTTCCGTAGGGTGCGCCGTGCGCACCGACCTGTCGTCGTCCTTGGCGATGCGCGCAGCACACGCCCCACGCACTCGTTGTTTTCTTTGCCACAAAGAAGAAACCCCAGACCGCTAGGCGATCTGGGGTTTCGTATAGGAGCTTGACGATGACCTACTCTCACATGGTGAAGCACCACACTACCATCGGCGATGCGTCGTTTCACTACTGAGTTCGGGATGGGATCAGGTGGTTCCAACGCTCTATGGTCGTCAAGCAATTTGTTGCTGTCTCGGGGTTAGCCGCTACAGCGAATTGGGTATGTGATTCGTAATTTGTAGTTCTTGCAAACTTTCGGCTTTCTGTCGACTTCACCATCGACACCCTCTGCTTTGAGGGCAGATTGTTTGGGTGTTATATGGTCAAGCCTCACGGGCAATTAGTATTGGTTAGCTCAACGCCTCACAGCGCTTACACACCCAACCTATCAACGTCGTAGTCTTCGACGGCCCTTTAGGGAGCTCAAGGCTCCAGTGAGATCTCATCTTGAGGCAAGTTTCCCGCTTAGATGCTTTCAGCGGTTATCTTTTCCGAACATAGCTACCCGGCAATGCCACTGGCGTGACAACCGGAACACCAGAGGTTCGTCCAACCCGGTCCTCTCGTACTAAGGTCAGCCCCTCTCAAATCTCAAACGTCCACGGCAGATAGGGACCGAACTGTCTCACGACGTTCTAAACCCAGCTCGCGTACCACTTTAAATGGCGAACAGCCATACCCTTGGGACCGGCTTCAGCCCCAGGATGTGATGAGCCGACATCGAGGTGCCAAACACCGCCGTCGATATGAACTCTTGGGCGGTATCAGCCTGTTATCCCCGGAGTACCTTTTATCCGTTGAGCGATGGCCCTTCCATACAGAACCACCGGATCACTAAGACCTACTTTCGTACCTGCTCGACGTGTCTGTCTCGCAGTCAAGCGCGCTTTTGCCTTTATACTCTACGACCGATTTCCGACCGGTCTGAGCGCACCTTCGTACTCCTCCGTTACTCTTTGGGAGGAGACCGCCCCAGTCAAACTACCCACCATACACTGTCCTCGATCCGGATAACGGACCAGAGTTAGAACCTCAAGGTTGCCAGGGTGGTATTTCAAGGATGGCTCCATGAGAACTGGCGTCCCCACTTCAAAGCCTCCCACCTATCCTACACAAGCAAGCTCAAAGTCCAGTGCAAAGCTATAGTAAAGGTTCACGGGGTCTTTCCGTCTAGCCGCGGATACACTGCATCTTCACAGCGATTTCAATTTCACTGAGTCTCGGGTGGAGACAGCGCCGCCATCGTTACGCCATTCGTGCAGGTCGGAACTTACCCGACAAGGAATTTCGCTACCTTAGGACCGTTATAGTTACGGCCGCCGTTTACCGGGGCTTCGATCAAGAGCTTCGCTTGCGCTAACCCCATCAATTAACCTTCCGGCACCGGGCAGGCGTCACACCCTATACGTCCACTTTCGTGTTTGCAGAGTGCTGTGTTTTTAATAAACAGTCGCAGCGGCCTGGTATCTTCGACCGGCATGGGCTTACGTAGTAAATACTTCACCCTCACCGGCGCACCTTCTCCCGAAGTTACGGTGCCATTTTGCCTAGTTCCTTCACCCGAGTTCTCTCAAGCGCCTTGGTATTCTCTACCTAACCACCTGTGTCGGTTTGGGGTACGGTTCCTAGTTACCTGAAGCTTAGAAGCTTTTCCTGGAAGCATGGCATCAACCACTTCGCATTCTAAAAGAACGCTCGTCATCAGCTCTCGGCCTTGATCTCCCGGATTTACCTAAGAAATCAGCCTACCACCTTAAACACGGACAACCAACGCCGTGCTGGCCTAGCCTTCTCCGTCCCTCCATCGCAGTAACTAGAAGTACGGGAATATTAACCCGTTTCCCATCGACTACGCATTTCTGCCTCGCCTTAGGGGCCGACTAACCCTGCGTCGATTAACGTTGCGCAGGAAACCTTGGTCTTTCGGCGTGCGAGTTTTTCACTCGCATTGTCGTTACTCATGTCAGCATTCGCACTTCTGATACCTCCAGCAAGCTTCTCAACTCACCTTCACAGGCTTACAGAACGCTCCTCTACCGCTCATCCAAAGGATGAACCCGTAGCTTCGGTGTATGGTTTGAGCCCCGTTACATCTTCCGCGCAGGCCGACTCGACTAGTGAGCTATTACGCTTTCTTTAAAGGGTGGCTGCTTCTAAGCCAACCTCCTAGCTGTCTAAGCCTTCCCACATCGTTTCCCACTTAACCATAACTTTGGGACCTTAGCTGACGGTCTGGGTTGTTTCCCTTTTCACGACGGACGTTAGCACCCGCCGTGTGTCTCCCGTGCTGACACTTGCTGGTATTCGGAGTTTGCATCGGTTTGGTAAGTCGGGATGACCCCCTAGCCGAAACAGTGCTCTACCCCCAGCAGTGATACACGAGGCGCTACCTAAATAGCTTTCGAGGAGAACCAGCTATCTCCGAGCTTGATTAGCCTTTCACTCCGATCCACAGGTCATCCGCTAACTTTTCAACGGTAGTCGGTTCGGTCCTCCAGTCAGTGTTACCTAACCTTCAACCTGCCCATGGATAGATCGCCCGGTTTCGGGTCTATACCCAGCGACTAAAGCGCCCTATTAAGACTCGCTTTCGCTACGCCTCCCCTATTCGGTTAAGCTCGCCACTGAATATAAGTCGCTGACCCATTATACAAAAGGTACGCAGTCACCCAACAAAGTAGGCTCCCACTGCTTGTACGCATACGGTTTCAGGTTCTATTTCACTCCCCTCTCCGGGGTTCTTTTCGCCTTTCCCTCACGGTACTGGTTCACTATCGG
It encodes:
- the flhA gene encoding flagellar biosynthesis protein FlhA — protein: MNLLQQLAPTFRSGRIGIPILILSVLAMVILPLPPLVLDILFTFNISLAVLILLVSISAKSPLDFSLFPTVILITTLLRLCLNVASTRVVLLEGHTGTGAAGKVIEAFGEVVIGGNFIVGIVVFVILMIVNFIVITKGGERISEVSARFTLDALPGKQMAIDADLNAGLIGPEEAKQRRQEVAKEADFYGAMDGASKFVRGDAIAGILILLVSMFGGFAIGVFAHDMSAGDAFRQYALLTIGDGLVAQIPALLLATAAAIIVTRVNESAEITQQVHRQMLGSPSLLYTVAGILVVLALVPGMPHLAFTSFAALAALIGWAVSRNAPPDEAASLEQVQALGKAMEQERVQNLAWEDIPLVERLSVSLGYKLVGLVNEAAGAPLTQRVRGVRQTLSESLGFLLPEVHIRDSLRLKASQYSIHINGEKIDGAELHADRMMAIPSPELYGEIDGILGVDPAYRMQVVWIQPEDKSRALNLGYQVIDCASVIATHLNKVIREHLPDVFKHDDVDHLMQRLQVQAPKLAESLKNQLSYTQQHRVYRQLLQEQVPLKDIVTIATTLLEAGESTKDPVLLASDVRYALRRSIVGMIAGERQELSVFILENALENTLLNALAIAQQAGPVSLDNIPVEPSLLNQLQNTMPVVKEKLRKDGHPPILTVMPQLRPLLARYARVFSPGLHVLSQNEIPDRVGVNILGTLG
- a CDS encoding PilZ domain-containing protein — translated: MRQSSRITFRSTFRIKISDRESDTLIGYAGDLSECGMKLLGDTLVEPGSELKLRIRMRDREGEMRQVDVDMACQWSQENIRTGFFEAGLSLLGESSQYVELVEGMRNKRKTQA